From one Salmo salar chromosome ssa09, Ssal_v3.1, whole genome shotgun sequence genomic stretch:
- the ampm1 gene encoding Methionine aminopeptidase 1 (The RefSeq protein has 1 substitution compared to this genomic sequence), producing MAAIEARECETEGCSSKAKLQCPTCIKLGIQGSYFCSQECFKGSWATHKQLHKKAKEDNQDETKNCVETDTNTDPWPGYRYTGKLRPHYPLTPMRTVPSEIQRPDYADHPLGMSESEQSLKGTSQIKILPAEDIEGMRVVSKLAREVLDIAALMVKPGMTTEEIDHTVHLACTERNCYPSPLNYYNFPKSCCTSVNEVICHGIPDRRRLVDGDILNVDITVYHNGFHGDLNETFFVGEADEGAKKLVQTTFECLMQAIDSVKPGIRYRELGNIIQKHAQANGFSVVRSYCGHGIHKLFHTAPNVPHYAKNKAVGVMKPGHVFTIEPMICEGGWQDETWPDGWTAVTRDGKRSAQFEHTLLVTETGCDILTRRLDDNGRPHFLNQI from the exons GAGTGCTTCAAAGGGAGCTGGGCCACTCACAAGCAGCTGCACAAAAAAGCAA AGGAGGATAACCAGGATGAGACAAAGAACTGCGTGGAGACAGACACCAACACAGACCCATGGCCTGGCTACCGCTACACGGGCAAACTACGCCCTCACTACCCACTC ACTCCGATGAGGACTGTCCCCAGTGACATCCAAAGACCTGACTATGCTGATCATCCACTAG gcatgTCTGAGTCGGAGCAGTCTTTGAAGGGCACTTCACAGATCAAGATCCTTCCTGCCGAAGACATCGAAGGCATGAGAGTTGTGTCTAAG CTGGCCCGAGAGGTGCTTGACATCGCTGCCCTGATGGTGAAACCTGGCATGACCACGGAGGAGATTGACCACACTGTGCACCTG GCCTGCACAGAAAGAAactgttacccctcccctctCAACTACTACAACTTTCCCAAGTCCTGCTGCACGTCAGTCAATGAGGTCATCTGCCACGGCATCCCAGACAGGAGACGTCTGGTGGATGGGGATATCCTCAACG TGGATATTACTGTGTACCACAATGGATTCCACGGCGATCTCAACGAGACCTTCTTTGTGGGAGAGGCAGATGAAGGGGCGAAAAAGCTTGTCCAGACCACCTTCGAATGCCTTATGCAAGCCATCGACTCAG TAAAGCCTGGTATCCGCTACAGGGAGCTTGGTAACATCATCCAGAAACATGCCCAGGCTAACGGCTTCTCTGTGGTGCGGAGCTACTGTGGCCATGGCATCCACAAACTGTTCCACACTGCTCCTAACGTGCCCCACTATGCCA AAAACAAAGCGGTCGGAGTGATGAAGCCTGGCCATGTGTTCACCATCGAGCCCATGATCTGTGAAG gTGGTTGGCAGGACGAGACGTGGCCTGATGGCTGGACAGCTGTGACTCGGGATGGGAAGCGTTCCGCCCAGTTTGAACACACCTTGCTTGTGACTGAGACGGGCTGTGACATTCTGACACGCCGGCTGGACGACAATGGACGTCCCCACTTCCTCAACCAAATCTAA
- the LOC106610938 gene encoding uncharacterized protein isoform X2 — MTTIPPFVNDQPVMHRREFEELDSRRRCQSHHPPNTPRQTFQIFKRPANRACMLSVSLFMSVFSLLISSLWPHSVLCHLHSTVSSSSTPAYLEAQYGADLLHLLPHALLHAAHFLVGLHLPVDGFLALLGILLLLLFQLLCLLPLQRHRQPSKRERVTVNE, encoded by the exons ATGACCACTATACCACCATTTGTGAATGATCAGCCGGTAATGCATCGGCGGGAGTTTGAGGAGCTAGATAGTCGAAGAAGGTGTCAATCTCATCATCCACCCAACACACCAAGGCAAACATTCCAG ATCTTCAAGAGGCCAGCGAACAGAGCCTGcatgctctctgtctccctcttcatgTCAGTCTTCAGCCTACTCATCTCGTCCCTCTGGCCCCACAGCGTCCTCTGCCACCTCCACAGCACCGTCTCCAG CTCATCCACCCCAGCCTATCTTGAGGCGCAGTATGGCGCTGACCTTCTGCACCTTCTCCCTCATGCGCTCCTCCATGCCGCCCATTTCCTGGTTGGTCTCCATCTCCCGGTGGACGGTTTCCTCGCTCTCCTGGGCATCTTGCTGCTGCTTCTGTTTCAACTCCTCTGCCTTCTGCCTCTTCAGAGGCATCGGCAACCATCTAAAAGAGAGAGGGTTACGGTCAATGAATAA
- the LOC106610938 gene encoding uncharacterized protein FAM241A isoform X1, with protein sequence MTTIPPFVNDQPVMHRREFEELDSRRRCQSHHPPNTPRQTFQDDPRVRPPGLRWQGPPGDPGTWWSRPSGDPGTRPRPTVDPRARLRPSGDPRARPRPAGDPTARWPLIDDPTTRPQVDDCERMGTLFGQLNKCLRSAGFTQMYFGEKVVDPVIIIFFWFLLWFLGIQALGLVGTLCIVIIFIQK encoded by the exons ATGACCACTATACCACCATTTGTGAATGATCAGCCGGTAATGCATCGGCGGGAGTTTGAGGAGCTAGATAGTCGAAGAAGGTGTCAATCTCATCATCCACCCAACACACCAAGGCAAACATTCCAG GATGACCCTAGAGTCAGACCACCTGGACTTAGATGGCAAGGCCCTCCTGGTGACCCTGGGACTTGGTGGTCACGCCCCTCTGGCGACCCTGGAACCAGGCCCCGCCCCACCGTTGATCCCAGAGCCAGGTTACGCCCCTCCGGTGACCCAAGGGCCAGACCACGCCCAGCCGGTGACCCCACGGCCAGGTGGCCCCTCATTGACGATCCCACGACAAGACCTCAGGTGGATGACTGCGAGCGGATGGGGACCCTTTTCGGGCAGCTAAACAAGTGCCTGCGCAGCGCGGGCTTCACCCAGATGTACTTTGGGGAGAAGGTTGTGGATCCTGTGATCATCATCTTTTTCTGGTTCCTACTGTGGTTCCTGGGCATCCAAGCTCTTGGGCTGGTGGGGACTCTGTGCATTGTCATCATCTTCATCCAGAAGTAA
- the ampm1 gene encoding methionine aminopeptidase 1 isoform X1 yields MAAIEARECETEGCSSKAKLQCPTCIKLGIQGSYFCSQECFKGSWATHKQLHKKAKEDNQDETKNCVETDTNTDPWPGYRYTGKLRPHYPLTPMRTVPSDIQRPDYADHPLAAEVGLMAGMSESEQSLKGTSQIKILPAEDIEGMRVVSKLAREVLDIAALMVKPGMTTEEIDHTVHLACTERNCYPSPLNYYNFPKSCCTSVNEVICHGIPDRRRLVDGDILNVDITVYHNGFHGDLNETFFVGEADEGAKKLVQTTFECLMQAIDSVKPGIRYRELGNIIQKHAQANGFSVVRSYCGHGIHKLFHTAPNVPHYAKNKAVGVMKPGHVFTIEPMICEGGWQDETWPDGWTAVTRDGKRSAQFEHTLLVTETGCDILTRRLDDNGRPHFLNQI; encoded by the exons GAGTGCTTCAAAGGGAGCTGGGCCACTCACAAGCAGCTGCACAAAAAAGCAA AGGAGGATAACCAGGATGAGACAAAGAACTGCGTGGAGACAGACACCAACACAGACCCATGGCCTGGCTACCGCTACACGGGCAAACTACGCCCTCACTACCCACTC ACTCCGATGAGGACTGTCCCCAGTGACATCCAAAGACCTGACTATGCTGATCATCCACTAG CAGCAGAAGTGGGTCTTATGGCAG gcatgTCTGAGTCGGAGCAGTCTTTGAAGGGCACTTCACAGATCAAGATCCTTCCTGCCGAAGACATCGAAGGCATGAGAGTTGTGTCTAAG CTGGCCCGAGAGGTGCTTGACATCGCTGCCCTGATGGTGAAACCTGGCATGACCACGGAGGAGATTGACCACACTGTGCACCTG GCCTGCACAGAAAGAAactgttacccctcccctctCAACTACTACAACTTTCCCAAGTCCTGCTGCACGTCAGTCAATGAGGTCATCTGCCACGGCATCCCAGACAGGAGACGTCTGGTGGATGGGGATATCCTCAACG TGGATATTACTGTGTACCACAATGGATTCCACGGCGATCTCAACGAGACCTTCTTTGTGGGAGAGGCAGATGAAGGGGCGAAAAAGCTTGTCCAGACCACCTTCGAATGCCTTATGCAAGCCATCGACTCAG TAAAGCCTGGTATCCGCTACAGGGAGCTTGGTAACATCATCCAGAAACATGCCCAGGCTAACGGCTTCTCTGTGGTGCGGAGCTACTGTGGCCATGGCATCCACAAACTGTTCCACACTGCTCCTAACGTGCCCCACTATGCCA AAAACAAAGCGGTCGGAGTGATGAAGCCTGGCCATGTGTTCACCATCGAGCCCATGATCTGTGAAG gTGGTTGGCAGGACGAGACGTGGCCTGATGGCTGGACAGCTGTGACTCGGGATGGGAAGCGTTCCGCCCAGTTTGAACACACCTTGCTTGTGACTGAGACGGGCTGTGACATTCTGACACGCCGGCTGGACGACAATGGACGTCCCCACTTCCTCAACCAAATCTAA